CGGCGGTCGCCCTGCTGCACACGCTCAGCCGCGCCGCGACCACCGCGCTCGAGAATAGCCGCCTTCTGGCTTCGCTGACCGAACTCAACGGGGCACTGGAAGCCCGCGTTGTGGAGCGCACCGCCCAGCTGGAGCGCACCCAGGAAATGGCCCGCCAATCCCAGAAGATGGAGACGATCGGCCAGCTCACCGGCCATGTCGCCCATGATTTCAACAATCTGCTGACGCCGATCATGGGCAGCCTCGACCTCATCCTGGCGCGCCAGACGATCACCGACGGTGTGTTGCGCAGTGTCAACGTCGCGATGGATGCGGCGGAGCGCGCCCGGCTGCTTGTCCAGCGCCTGCTCGCCTTCGCCCGGCGCCAGCCGCTCGCGCCGAGCCCGGTCGATCTGCGCGATCTCATCCTCGGCATGCGTAATCTGCTGGCCAGTTCGCTCGGCCCCCGCATCGCGCTCAGCTTCGATGTCGCCTCCGATCTGCCGCAGGCGATGGGTGACCGGCATCAGCTGGAAATGGCGCTGCTCAACCTCGCGGTCAATGCGCGGGACGCGATGCCGGAGGGCGGGATCCTGTCGATCTTGGCCGATCGTGGCGAGGCTTCCAGCCGTCCCGAGACGCTCGCCCGTGGCGATTATGTGCGCGTGATCGTCCGCGACGACGGCACCGGCATGGACAAGGCGACCCTCGCCCGCGCGGTCGAGCCGTTCTTCAGCACCAAGGATATGGGCCAGGGCACGGGCCTCGGCCTTTCGATGGTCGACGGGCTCGTGGCCCAGCTCGGCGGCACGTTGGAGATCCACAGCACTCCCGCTACCGGAACCACGGTCATCTTCTGGCTGCCGGTCGCACGCGAAAAGGCTGCTACCCCAGCGCCGGTGCAACCCGCGCC
The sequence above is drawn from the Rhizorhabdus dicambivorans genome and encodes:
- a CDS encoding ATP-binding protein, encoding MDASRAMDDINAPALLAERWSLLASAIEQLGSARSLEDIVEILRSSARRIAGADGITVVLRDNGQCHYVAEDAKAPLWVGLRFPRDSCISGIAMRDRKVVLIPDVMADPRVPHAAYEPTFVRSMAMIPIGAPEAVAAIGAYWSDTGTPSAAAVALLHTLSRAATTALENSRLLASLTELNGALEARVVERTAQLERTQEMARQSQKMETIGQLTGHVAHDFNNLLTPIMGSLDLILARQTITDGVLRSVNVAMDAAERARLLVQRLLAFARRQPLAPSPVDLRDLILGMRNLLASSLGPRIALSFDVASDLPQAMGDRHQLEMALLNLAVNARDAMPEGGILSILADRGEASSRPETLARGDYVRVIVRDDGTGMDKATLARAVEPFFSTKDMGQGTGLGLSMVDGLVAQLGGTLEIHSTPATGTTVIFWLPVAREKAATPAPVQPAPEDDAPPGTVLVVDDESRVRTATASMLNALGYDTVEAGSAIEALDQLDDGLDPAIVITDHLMPGMTGAELVLRLREERPGLPVMIISGYQGVDLLAPDVVRVSKPFRRAHLSAGIAAAREKIMA